One genomic region from Terriglobus aquaticus encodes:
- a CDS encoding ABC transporter permease: MNKLVVGNLTHRPLRSVISILAVAVEVIMILSIAAILIGKVNGYHQHTSGIGMDMVVRPNSVNSMVALSSAGADLRVAPILDSIPNVDVVAPVNIQLTSSLDSIYGIDFPSFNALTPFKFLEGGPFTQPTSIILDDYVGKGKHPGDPYQVFGHTFIISGIVEHGRGGRKYVPLTTMGQYTGTEGKCTVFYLKTTDAPKHQNQVRDAIHATEGMQSYNVQTLDEYLSQITPDKLPALKPSMYTVTGIAVVVGFLVIFQSMYTAIMERTREIGILKSLGASRGYIVQAVLAETLLLSALGIVVGVAFSVVLNLILNKTMPTLDYQLSWPWVIRGILLAFAGALLGALYPAFKAASKDPIDALAYE; encoded by the coding sequence ATGAATAAGCTGGTTGTCGGCAATCTGACCCACCGCCCCCTGCGCTCGGTCATCTCCATCCTCGCCGTGGCGGTTGAGGTCATCATGATCCTCTCCATTGCCGCCATCCTCATCGGCAAGGTCAACGGATACCACCAGCACACCAGCGGCATCGGCATGGATATGGTCGTGCGGCCCAACAGCGTCAACAGCATGGTTGCCCTGTCCAGCGCCGGCGCCGACCTCCGGGTCGCTCCCATCCTCGACAGCATCCCCAACGTCGACGTCGTCGCCCCCGTCAACATCCAGCTCACTAGCTCGCTCGACTCCATCTATGGCATCGATTTCCCCAGCTTCAATGCCCTCACCCCCTTCAAGTTCCTTGAAGGGGGACCTTTTACTCAGCCGACCAGCATCATCCTGGACGACTACGTCGGTAAGGGCAAGCACCCCGGCGATCCGTACCAGGTCTTCGGGCACACCTTCATCATCTCGGGCATCGTGGAGCACGGCCGCGGCGGCCGCAAGTACGTTCCTCTGACTACCATGGGCCAGTACACCGGCACTGAGGGCAAGTGCACCGTCTTCTACCTGAAGACGACCGATGCCCCCAAGCACCAGAACCAGGTTCGCGACGCCATCCACGCCACCGAGGGCATGCAAAGCTACAACGTCCAGACGCTCGACGAGTACCTGTCGCAGATCACGCCAGACAAGCTGCCGGCGCTCAAGCCCAGCATGTACACCGTCACCGGCATCGCGGTCGTGGTCGGCTTCCTAGTCATCTTCCAGTCCATGTACACCGCCATCATGGAGCGCACGCGCGAGATCGGCATTCTCAAATCCCTCGGCGCCTCCCGCGGCTACATCGTGCAGGCCGTCCTCGCGGAAACCCTGCTCCTGTCTGCGCTCGGCATCGTCGTCGGCGTGGCGTTCAGCGTGGTGCTCAACCTCATCCTGAACAAGACCATGCCCACCCTCGACTACCAGCTAAGCTGGCCCTGGGTCATCCGCGGCATCCTGCTCGCCTTCGCCGGAGCTCTGCTCGGCGCCCTCTACCCTGCCTTCAAAGCCGCCAGCAAAGACCCCATCGACGCCCTGGCGTACGAATAG
- a CDS encoding transglutaminase-like domain-containing protein: MLIQNEFDIQFHLPCETAMIALLHLHPSLQESLRSSDDLNIEHVDSSTTRTITPTSYTDCFGNRCARFTAPAGALRLSGRSLVEASDVQDWQAFDAVQHPIADLPHEVLQFLLSSRYCEVDRFNGIASDLFGHLPRGWQLAAGIRDWVHGKVRFDYMKARSTKTAMDVYTEREGVCRDFQHLAVTLTRAMNIPARYVTGYLGDIRVPYGGAGDFSAWYQVYLGGQWWNMDARHNEPRFGRLLMAAGRDAADVAITTSFGVANLTHFSVESNEVTAAGDRVPLPSAPAVQPVSA; this comes from the coding sequence ATGCTCATCCAGAACGAGTTCGACATTCAGTTCCACCTGCCCTGCGAAACGGCCATGATCGCCCTGCTGCACCTGCATCCCTCGTTGCAGGAAAGCTTGCGCTCTTCGGACGATCTGAACATTGAGCACGTGGACAGCAGCACCACCCGCACCATCACGCCCACCAGCTACACCGATTGCTTCGGCAACCGGTGCGCCCGCTTCACCGCGCCGGCAGGTGCCCTGCGCCTCAGCGGCCGCAGCCTGGTTGAAGCCTCCGATGTGCAGGACTGGCAGGCCTTCGACGCGGTCCAGCACCCAATCGCCGACCTCCCGCACGAGGTGCTTCAGTTCCTGCTCTCGAGCCGCTACTGCGAGGTGGACCGCTTCAACGGCATCGCCTCAGACCTCTTCGGCCACCTTCCCCGTGGTTGGCAGCTCGCCGCCGGCATTCGCGACTGGGTCCACGGTAAAGTCCGCTTCGACTACATGAAGGCCCGCTCCACCAAGACCGCCATGGACGTCTACACCGAGCGCGAAGGCGTCTGCCGTGACTTTCAGCACCTCGCCGTCACGCTCACCCGCGCGATGAATATTCCCGCCCGCTACGTCACCGGCTATCTCGGCGACATCCGCGTGCCCTACGGCGGCGCCGGCGATTTCTCCGCCTGGTACCAGGTCTACCTGGGCGGGCAGTGGTGGAACATGGACGCCCGTCACAACGAGCCTCGCTTCGGCCGCCTGCTTATGGCCGCCGGTCGCGACGCAGCAGACGTCGCCATCACCACCTCCTTTGGCGTCGCCAACCTCACTCACTTCTCCGTTGAGTCCAACGAGGTCACCGCCGCCGGAGACCGCGTTCCGCTGCCCTCCGCCCCCGCCGTCCAGCCCGTTTCCGCCTAA
- a CDS encoding PEP-CTERM sorting domain-containing protein, producing the protein MRTLSMVLALLTGLFVSSSMRAASVCPSLGYATAGCDLIITVTDSGTTVTPGPSYTLAGGTYDGSDDTLIGIVNNSSSALSSINLSSSTDIFGFDGDGIDGYGAPGNTMDDSGYGGPNTYFTNINASFTGGTANFLTPLAAGGGSTYFSLEEALDTSTLTAGSGVTPEPNTFVLLGTALAGMAGAARRRFAS; encoded by the coding sequence ATGAGAACTCTTTCCATGGTCCTTGCGTTGTTGACCGGGCTCTTCGTTTCGAGCTCAATGCGTGCAGCATCCGTCTGCCCGTCGTTGGGCTATGCAACTGCCGGTTGCGACCTCATCATCACGGTCACGGACAGCGGTACGACCGTTACACCAGGTCCAAGCTATACCCTGGCGGGCGGCACCTACGACGGCTCCGATGACACGCTCATCGGGATCGTGAATAACTCGAGCAGTGCTCTGAGCTCAATCAACCTTAGTTCCTCGACGGACATCTTCGGATTCGATGGCGACGGTATCGACGGCTATGGTGCCCCCGGCAACACTATGGACGACAGCGGATACGGTGGCCCGAACACCTACTTTACGAACATCAACGCAAGCTTCACGGGCGGCACGGCAAACTTCCTTACGCCGCTGGCAGCGGGCGGGGGAAGCACCTACTTCTCCCTGGAGGAGGCACTCGACACCTCAACTCTGACAGCTGGTTCAGGGGTCACACCCGAACCGAACACGTTCGTGCTCCTTGGGACCGCACTTGCAGGCATGGCCGGGGCGGCACGCCGACGCTTTGCGAGCTAG
- the metK gene encoding methionine adenosyltransferase, which yields MPTRDRFLFTSESVTEGHPDKIADQISDAILDACLKEDPYSRVACETLTCTGLVVIAGEITTKAYVDFQSLVRSTVAEIGYTHSEYGFDSNTCAVISSINKQSPDIAQGVDKDGAGDQGMMFGYATNETPELMPLPISLAHRLAEKLSQVRKNGTMPYLRPDGKSQVTVEYAEVGKPARVDAVVISSQHEEDVTNEQIHKDVIEHVIKAVIPAELLDENTKFHINPTGRFVIGGPMGDSGLTGRKIIVDTYGGMGRHGGGAFSGKDSTKVDRSAAYMARYIAKNIVAAGLAERCEVQLAYAIGEPQPVSVLVDTFGTGTISETELTELVRANFKLNPSGIIETLGLRRPIFKQTAAYGHFGRQGSADSFTWEKTDKAEALKSGAAKYETVAAR from the coding sequence TTGCCTACACGCGACCGTTTCCTGTTCACCTCAGAGTCCGTAACCGAAGGTCATCCCGACAAGATCGCCGACCAGATCTCCGACGCCATCCTTGACGCCTGCCTCAAGGAAGATCCCTACAGCCGCGTCGCCTGCGAGACCCTCACCTGCACCGGCCTTGTCGTCATCGCTGGCGAAATCACGACCAAGGCCTACGTCGACTTCCAGTCGCTCGTCCGCTCCACCGTCGCAGAGATCGGCTACACCCATTCCGAATACGGCTTTGACTCGAACACCTGCGCGGTCATCTCCTCCATCAATAAGCAGTCGCCTGACATCGCACAGGGCGTGGACAAGGACGGCGCCGGCGACCAGGGCATGATGTTTGGTTACGCCACCAACGAGACGCCAGAGCTGATGCCCCTGCCCATCTCGCTGGCCCACCGCCTCGCGGAGAAGCTCTCCCAGGTCCGCAAGAACGGCACCATGCCCTACCTCCGTCCGGACGGTAAGAGCCAGGTGACCGTCGAGTACGCCGAAGTCGGCAAGCCCGCCCGCGTCGACGCCGTGGTCATCTCCTCGCAGCACGAGGAAGACGTGACCAACGAGCAGATCCACAAGGACGTCATCGAGCACGTCATCAAGGCCGTGATCCCCGCCGAGCTGCTGGATGAGAACACCAAGTTCCACATCAACCCGACCGGCCGCTTCGTCATCGGCGGACCCATGGGCGACTCCGGCCTCACCGGCCGCAAGATCATCGTGGACACCTACGGCGGCATGGGCCGTCACGGCGGCGGTGCCTTCTCCGGCAAGGACTCCACCAAGGTCGATCGCTCGGCTGCCTACATGGCCCGCTACATCGCCAAGAACATCGTCGCCGCCGGCCTCGCCGAGCGCTGCGAGGTGCAGCTCGCCTACGCCATCGGTGAGCCCCAGCCCGTCAGCGTCCTCGTCGACACCTTCGGCACCGGCACCATCAGCGAGACCGAGCTGACTGAGCTCGTCCGCGCCAACTTCAAGCTCAACCCCTCGGGCATCATCGAGACCCTTGGCCTGCGCCGCCCCATCTTCAAGCAGACCGCGGCCTACGGCCACTTCGGCCGCCAAGGCTCGGCCGACAGCTTCACCTGGGAAAAGACCGACAAGGCCGAAGCCCTGAAGTCCGGCGCAGCGAAGTACGAAACCGTCGCCGCCCGCTAA
- a CDS encoding TonB-dependent receptor, with protein sequence MTPKHPARLLGLLATAAVLSAPAIAQNTNGSISGTVKDASGAVVPGAVITITNEDTGVSRTFKSSGSGVYTATTLAFGNYTVKIEAPGFTTQVVNHLTLHAYDALTVNGDLKAGSSNQEVSVTADQLQLNSENATVSGLLNGTQVKELILNNRNYEQLLALQPGVVYGGTTDQLYIGSSLPGGTTATVAFSVSGNRSSTNNWTIDGTTNVDRGSNLTLLSYPSIDAIQEIKTLRNTYTAEYGGSVGGQVNVVIRSGTNSLHGTVYEFFRNDVLNANNYFNKLTATPTARPLLRYNDFGGTVGGPIWKDHTFFFFSGEYRRVINYASISQNGVPTALERQGIFNVNVCTRETFTATTATCATTGNRVTAIDPTAAAYVRDIFAPDGSRVLLPNAPALGPNYVVSNQRAVYNENQEVARIDHNFGQRLVLSGRMIYDEIPTLEPGGAFTNASSLPGVNSTVNQSSTNSPGHNYLGRATYTVSPTLVVEGGYDYSYGAILSTPNGYLSNAVSTDIKPILPFASTLGIVPIVTMTGATSLTSSGIYNVRSVDHNVFAQATKTIGRHTLIFGATYHNYLKTENATGSNAGSFAFTNTNAPAGTTAQSFQQSFANFLSGYAASYTQASTAITPKLKSNLTEAFLQDNWKVSSRFTANFGVRYSYFGNPVDQNNLLDNFSPANYNAALAPTIDTNGNICLKAPCVGGAAPNANYDPLNGIILGDSYNTNGYATARNHQSPYGATVSPNKWANVAPRLGFAYDLGGDGKTVLRGGYGIAFDSTLFGTYEQSTFQNPPYVQTVTYNNVQFNNPTGGNVATTFAPNALRATDPNFRTPYTQQFSLGFQREILPDLVLTTDYVGNHGVHLQGVVDINEVAPGAYTQAPLNLSPLNAAGTGQRFTSSSSELVLNRIRPYLGYNAINVVQTVFGSNYNSLQVQVQKRFKGANLVDVNYTYSKALTDNQTDRSTSIQDRTNPRAEYGPSQYDRRHVFTADFVYELPFFREQHGFLGHVAGGWQFSGIVAVNSGLPFTASTSNLDPGGLGFLGASASGGRPDQVGNPNKNAPHTRLQWFNTAAFAPVPLGQARPGNARRGSILGPGFQRWDLGFMRNFKLTEKHRTDLQFRAESFNTFNHTNWATIATSAFVSQTGFGTSYGQVTATRDPRILQLALKLNY encoded by the coding sequence GTGACCCCGAAGCACCCTGCCCGCCTTCTCGGCTTGCTCGCTACTGCCGCCGTCCTCTCCGCGCCCGCCATCGCTCAGAACACCAATGGCAGCATCTCCGGAACAGTCAAAGACGCCAGCGGAGCCGTTGTTCCGGGCGCGGTGATCACCATCACCAATGAAGACACCGGCGTCTCCCGCACCTTCAAGAGCTCCGGCAGCGGCGTCTATACCGCAACCACCCTCGCTTTCGGTAACTACACCGTCAAGATCGAGGCGCCCGGCTTCACCACGCAGGTGGTCAACCACCTCACTCTGCATGCCTACGACGCCCTGACCGTCAATGGCGACCTGAAGGCCGGCTCCTCCAATCAGGAAGTCTCTGTCACCGCCGACCAGCTCCAGCTCAACAGCGAGAACGCCACCGTCTCCGGCCTCCTGAACGGCACCCAGGTCAAAGAGCTAATCCTCAACAACCGCAATTACGAGCAGTTGCTCGCCCTGCAGCCCGGCGTGGTCTACGGCGGCACCACCGACCAGCTCTACATCGGCTCCTCGCTGCCCGGCGGCACCACGGCCACCGTCGCGTTCTCCGTCAGCGGCAATCGCTCGTCCACGAACAACTGGACCATCGACGGCACCACCAACGTCGACCGCGGCTCCAACCTGACGCTGCTCAGCTACCCGTCCATCGACGCCATCCAGGAAATCAAGACCCTGCGCAACACGTATACCGCCGAGTACGGCGGCAGCGTCGGCGGCCAGGTCAACGTCGTCATCCGCTCCGGCACCAACAGCCTGCACGGCACCGTCTACGAGTTCTTCCGCAACGACGTCCTGAACGCCAACAACTACTTCAACAAGCTCACGGCAACCCCCACGGCGCGCCCGCTGCTGCGCTACAACGATTTTGGCGGCACGGTTGGCGGTCCCATCTGGAAGGACCACACCTTCTTCTTCTTCTCGGGTGAGTATCGCCGCGTGATCAACTACGCTTCGATCTCACAGAATGGCGTCCCCACCGCGCTCGAGCGCCAGGGCATCTTCAACGTCAACGTCTGCACCCGCGAAACCTTCACCGCCACCACGGCGACCTGTGCCACCACGGGCAACAGGGTTACGGCGATCGATCCCACCGCCGCTGCATACGTTCGCGACATCTTCGCTCCCGACGGCAGCCGCGTCCTCTTGCCCAATGCGCCCGCGCTCGGTCCCAACTACGTTGTTTCCAATCAGCGCGCCGTCTACAACGAGAACCAGGAAGTCGCTCGCATCGATCACAACTTCGGGCAGCGTCTTGTTCTCTCCGGTCGCATGATCTACGACGAAATCCCGACGCTGGAACCTGGCGGCGCCTTTACCAACGCGTCCAGCCTGCCGGGTGTAAACAGCACGGTCAACCAGAGCAGCACGAACTCGCCCGGCCATAACTATCTCGGTCGCGCTACCTACACGGTCAGCCCCACCCTTGTCGTCGAGGGCGGCTACGACTACAGCTACGGCGCCATCCTCTCCACACCCAACGGCTACCTCTCGAACGCGGTCTCAACCGATATCAAGCCGATCCTGCCGTTTGCCTCAACCCTTGGCATTGTGCCGATCGTGACCATGACCGGCGCCACGTCGCTCACCAGCTCGGGCATCTACAACGTCCGCTCGGTTGACCACAACGTGTTCGCCCAGGCTACCAAGACCATCGGCCGTCACACTCTCATTTTCGGTGCCACGTATCACAACTACCTGAAGACAGAGAACGCCACCGGCTCCAACGCCGGCAGCTTCGCCTTCACCAATACGAACGCTCCCGCCGGCACCACGGCGCAATCCTTCCAGCAGTCGTTTGCGAACTTCCTCTCAGGCTACGCGGCTTCATACACGCAGGCGTCCACGGCCATTACGCCCAAGCTGAAGTCCAATCTCACCGAAGCCTTCCTTCAGGACAACTGGAAAGTCAGTTCGCGCTTCACCGCCAACTTCGGCGTTCGCTACAGCTACTTCGGCAACCCCGTCGATCAGAACAATCTGCTCGACAACTTCAGCCCGGCCAACTACAACGCCGCTCTGGCGCCCACCATCGACACCAACGGCAACATCTGCCTCAAGGCACCCTGCGTTGGCGGTGCCGCTCCGAACGCCAACTACGACCCGCTCAACGGCATCATCCTCGGCGATTCCTACAACACGAACGGTTACGCCACGGCTCGCAATCACCAGTCGCCCTACGGCGCTACCGTCAGCCCCAACAAGTGGGCCAACGTCGCTCCGCGCCTTGGCTTCGCATATGACCTGGGCGGCGACGGCAAGACCGTCCTGCGCGGCGGCTATGGTATCGCCTTCGACTCCACGCTCTTCGGCACTTATGAGCAGAGCACTTTCCAGAACCCGCCTTACGTGCAGACTGTCACGTACAACAACGTGCAATTCAACAACCCCACCGGCGGCAACGTAGCGACCACCTTCGCACCAAATGCGCTTCGTGCCACCGATCCCAACTTCCGTACGCCATACACCCAGCAGTTCTCGCTCGGCTTCCAGCGCGAAATCCTGCCGGATCTCGTCCTGACCACGGACTACGTCGGAAATCACGGCGTTCATCTGCAGGGTGTGGTGGACATCAACGAAGTCGCACCCGGCGCATACACGCAGGCGCCGCTGAACCTCTCTCCTCTGAATGCTGCCGGAACTGGTCAACGGTTCACCTCCTCCAGCTCGGAGTTGGTGCTGAACCGCATCCGTCCATACCTCGGCTACAACGCGATCAACGTGGTTCAGACGGTCTTCGGTTCCAACTACAACTCGCTCCAGGTGCAGGTGCAAAAGCGCTTCAAGGGCGCCAACCTGGTCGATGTGAACTACACCTACTCCAAGGCGCTCACTGACAACCAGACCGACCGCTCCACCTCCATTCAGGACCGCACCAACCCTCGGGCGGAGTACGGCCCGTCTCAGTACGACCGTCGTCACGTCTTCACGGCGGACTTCGTCTACGAACTGCCCTTCTTCCGGGAACAGCACGGCTTCCTCGGTCACGTCGCGGGCGGCTGGCAGTTCTCCGGCATCGTCGCGGTAAACAGCGGGCTTCCTTTCACCGCGAGCACCAGCAATCTCGATCCTGGGGGCCTCGGCTTCCTCGGTGCCAGCGCCTCCGGTGGACGTCCTGACCAGGTCGGGAATCCCAACAAGAACGCCCCGCACACCCGCCTACAGTGGTTCAACACGGCTGCGTTCGCACCCGTCCCGCTCGGCCAGGCTCGTCCGGGCAATGCTCGTCGCGGATCGATCCTGGGACCAGGCTTCCAGCGCTGGGATCTCGGCTTCATGCGCAACTTCAAGCTGACCGAAAAGCACCGCACCGACCTGCAATTCCGCGCGGAAAGCTTCAACACCTTCAATCACACCAACTGGGCCACCATCGCCACCTCGGCCTTTGTGAGCCAGACTGGCTTTGGTACGAGCTACGGCCAAGTCACCGCCACCCGCGACCCGCGCATCCTGCAGCTCGCGCTCAAGCTCAACTACTAA
- a CDS encoding helix-turn-helix domain-containing protein: protein MGFGEGLRSAREERGIALDDISVGTRVSLRNLSALENERFRELPGGIFNRGIVRSYARYVGLDEDATITAFLDALRRHGVDPEHENENWAEFAENVKRSRSERFEGRRARWAGVIAMVFVLVLLALGVTALLARRGIVHLPPRLASRLHLVPRHPASSSGAPAASQPDPDQPDTHQQ from the coding sequence ATGGGTTTCGGGGAAGGTCTCAGGTCGGCACGCGAGGAGCGCGGCATCGCGCTCGACGACATATCCGTCGGCACTCGCGTTTCTCTGCGCAACCTCAGCGCCCTCGAAAATGAGCGCTTCCGCGAGCTTCCCGGCGGCATCTTCAACCGGGGCATCGTCCGCTCCTACGCTCGCTACGTCGGCCTCGACGAAGACGCCACGATCACCGCGTTCCTCGATGCTCTCCGTCGCCACGGCGTTGACCCCGAGCACGAGAACGAAAACTGGGCTGAGTTCGCGGAGAACGTAAAACGCAGCCGCAGCGAGCGCTTCGAAGGCCGCCGCGCCCGCTGGGCCGGCGTCATCGCCATGGTGTTCGTGCTGGTGCTGCTCGCTCTGGGCGTGACCGCGCTTCTGGCCCGCCGTGGCATCGTCCACCTGCCTCCCCGGCTCGCATCACGCCTCCATCTCGTCCCACGGCACCCGGCCTCCAGCAGCGGCGCCCCCGCAGCCTCCCAGCCCGACCCCGACCAGCCGGACACGCATCAGCAATAG
- the ahcY gene encoding adenosylhomocysteinase, which translates to MATAVLAPEETKSETALPYKVADMSLADWGRKEIRIAEQEMPGLMSIRAKYAAEKPLQGVRITGSLHMTIQTAVLIETLKELGADVRWASCNIFSTQDHAAAAIAATGTPVFAWKGETLEEYWWCTDQALNFPGGLGPQMVVDDGGDVTLLIHKGVDLEDGDRSFVDGKAGSEEEAVIQALLKKVLAEDPQRWHRVAKDWRGVSEETTTGVHRLYKMMEQGKLLVPAINVNDSVTKSKFDNLYGCKESLADGIKRATDVMMGGKVAVICGYGDVGKGSAASLRGLGARVIVTEVDPINALQAAMQGYEVTTIEETMGRGDIYVTCTGNVDIITLEHMEQMKDQAIVCNIGHFDNEIQMERLNSAPGVEKLEIKPQVHQYTFPSGKQIFVLAEGRLVNLGCATGHPSFVMSNSFSNQTLAQIDLWKNRDTYKVGVYVLPKKLDEEVARLHLEKIGVKLTTLSQRQADYIGVPVEGPYKTDQYRY; encoded by the coding sequence ATGGCTACCGCTGTGCTTGCACCGGAAGAGACGAAGTCTGAAACTGCCCTGCCATACAAAGTGGCAGACATGAGCCTGGCCGACTGGGGCCGCAAAGAGATCCGGATCGCCGAGCAGGAAATGCCGGGCCTGATGAGCATTCGTGCGAAGTATGCGGCGGAAAAGCCGTTGCAAGGCGTGCGCATTACCGGTTCGCTGCACATGACGATTCAGACCGCGGTGCTGATCGAGACCCTGAAGGAGCTGGGCGCGGACGTTCGCTGGGCGAGCTGCAACATCTTCAGCACGCAGGACCATGCGGCAGCGGCGATCGCTGCGACCGGTACGCCGGTGTTTGCCTGGAAGGGCGAGACGCTGGAGGAGTACTGGTGGTGCACGGACCAGGCGCTGAACTTCCCCGGCGGTCTGGGACCGCAGATGGTGGTGGACGACGGCGGCGACGTGACCCTGCTGATCCACAAGGGCGTGGACCTGGAGGATGGCGACCGCTCGTTTGTGGACGGCAAGGCCGGCAGTGAGGAAGAGGCCGTGATCCAGGCGCTGCTCAAGAAGGTGCTGGCAGAAGATCCGCAGCGCTGGCATCGTGTGGCCAAGGATTGGCGCGGCGTTTCGGAAGAGACGACCACGGGCGTTCACCGGCTCTACAAGATGATGGAGCAGGGCAAGCTGCTGGTGCCCGCCATCAACGTGAACGACTCGGTGACGAAGTCGAAGTTCGACAACCTGTACGGCTGCAAGGAATCGCTGGCCGACGGCATCAAGCGCGCGACCGACGTGATGATGGGCGGCAAGGTTGCGGTGATCTGTGGCTACGGCGATGTGGGCAAGGGCTCGGCGGCCAGCCTGCGCGGCCTGGGTGCGCGCGTGATCGTGACGGAAGTGGACCCGATCAATGCATTGCAGGCGGCGATGCAGGGCTACGAGGTGACGACCATCGAAGAGACGATGGGGCGCGGCGATATCTACGTGACCTGCACGGGCAACGTGGACATCATCACGCTGGAGCACATGGAGCAGATGAAGGACCAGGCAATCGTCTGCAACATCGGCCACTTCGATAACGAGATCCAGATGGAGCGTCTGAACTCGGCACCGGGCGTGGAGAAGCTGGAGATCAAGCCGCAGGTGCATCAGTACACGTTCCCGAGCGGCAAGCAGATCTTTGTGCTGGCCGAGGGGCGTCTGGTGAACCTGGGGTGCGCGACCGGGCACCCGAGCTTCGTGATGTCGAACAGCTTCAGCAATCAGACACTGGCGCAGATCGATTTGTGGAAGAACCGCGATACGTACAAGGTTGGTGTGTACGTGCTGCCGAAGAAGCTGGACGAGGAAGTGGCGCGGCTGCACCTGGAGAAGATCGGTGTGAAGCTGACGACGCTGTCGCAGCGGCAGGCGGACTACATTGGCGTGCCGGTCGAGGGGCCGTACAAGACGGACCAGTACCGGTACTAA
- a CDS encoding cytochrome D1 domain-containing protein, translating to MRPSAHFAAIAALTCASFVPSSMQAQSRLVVVSQKDHTAHIFDPATNQQIASVVEDGVTGHEAVISPDGKTLYVPIYGDSGVGKPGTNGDHIDVIDLASAKQTGRIDFTHGVRPHMIVWNTHTNQLLVTTELDKTVSIIDPHTLKIVGTIPTGQEQSHTFALSPDGKRGYTANVGPGTVSVLDIRNRKLLATIPISTDTQRISVSRDGRYAFTSDQTKPELVVIDTAAMKVARRIPIAAPGYGTAATFDGKYLLVAMRTVDKMAVIDLSTMQVARTIDVPKEVYEIVLDPRGGRAWASSAASGQIVAINLNTFAVSAHMPAGDYPDGLAFYAPGKTPQVSH from the coding sequence ATGCGCCCGTCTGCTCATTTCGCTGCCATCGCCGCGCTTACCTGCGCTTCGTTCGTCCCCTCGTCAATGCAAGCGCAAAGCCGCCTCGTGGTCGTCAGCCAGAAGGACCACACGGCTCACATCTTCGATCCCGCGACGAATCAGCAGATCGCCTCCGTCGTGGAAGACGGCGTCACCGGTCATGAGGCCGTCATCAGCCCCGACGGTAAGACTCTCTACGTTCCCATCTACGGCGACTCCGGCGTGGGCAAGCCCGGCACGAACGGCGATCACATCGACGTGATTGATCTCGCCTCCGCCAAACAGACCGGCCGTATCGATTTCACCCACGGCGTCCGCCCGCACATGATCGTGTGGAACACCCACACCAACCAACTGCTCGTCACGACCGAACTCGACAAGACCGTTTCAATCATCGATCCGCACACGCTCAAGATCGTCGGCACCATCCCCACCGGTCAGGAGCAGTCGCACACCTTTGCCCTCTCGCCCGACGGCAAACGCGGCTACACCGCCAACGTTGGCCCTGGCACCGTGTCCGTGCTCGACATCCGGAACCGCAAGCTGCTCGCCACCATTCCGATCTCGACCGATACGCAGCGCATCTCCGTCTCGCGCGACGGCCGCTACGCCTTCACCAGCGACCAGACCAAACCCGAACTCGTCGTCATCGACACCGCTGCCATGAAAGTGGCGAGACGCATCCCCATCGCCGCACCCGGCTACGGCACCGCCGCCACCTTCGACGGCAAGTACTTGCTCGTCGCCATGCGCACCGTAGACAAGATGGCCGTCATCGACCTCAGCACCATGCAGGTCGCCCGCACCATCGACGTTCCCAAAGAGGTCTACGAGATCGTCCTCGACCCACGCGGCGGCCGCGCCTGGGCATCCTCCGCCGCCTCGGGCCAGATCGTCGCCATCAATCTGAACACCTTCGCCGTCAGCGCCCACATGCCCGCCGGCGACTACCCCGACGGTCTCGCCTTCTACGCACCCGGCAAGACCCCACAGGTCAGCCACTAA